The genomic interval TACAAAGCTACAGTATGCAGTAATAAAATTGTCAATGCTAAAAAGTTCAAATGGACCACCCACAGAATTCAGccaattacaaatttagaagattAGTTTTACTCGAACACTATTTTTTTCTAGCTAAAACAGAAAAAGTTCACATTTGTGTAGCAAGCACAacaaaaagaaatgaaataaCACAGCATTAACCAATTTCATTTACCAAGTACTTATATTAGATAATTTGAgctcaacaaaaagaaaaaggttAGACAATTTGAGGTCTTCAAAGAAAGAAAGTAGAGcaataataaaatagaacatATCCACATGTTCAACCTGTAATCTTAAGCTTTACATTAAGCTATGCACTAAAATCTTCAATTAACTATGAGTCAGGGTATCTCAAATCTCAAATTTCCAAACACCAAATGaagttctataaaaaaaaacggCGAGATTCCCACTTAAAACAACAGATCAGACAGTAAATCCAGTCAACAAATCAACAAAACCGGAATTATTTTGAAACTAACGCTAGCGAATGGAATCTATGACCGGTACAAACACACAATAGTTATAAAAGATCTCAGATCCAGAGTGTAGAAGACCAGATTCAGATAGAGTGACGCATCATAAGCATATACCAGATCACAGATCACTCATTAGTTATCCGCGATCTACTACATCCGAGTAACATAGATAGATCAAGTAATACGAAAATCGCAATAATGAATAAGTACAAAAAACACATAGATGATTCTGATGAAGTAGGTAAAAGAGCAAAGTTAGACGAATCTGAGTATAAAATAGTAAAGATtgcaaaaaatgaaataaaaaatcgGCGTATAATAAGCAGGCAGAAAAAACCCTAAATAATCGAGGGAAATGAAGTAGAACGAGAAAGGGAAATGAAAATACCGTGAAGAAGAATCGAggagaaagaaagagaaggtTGGAGTCTCTCTCTTTCTGTGTTCGGTGAGTAGAGAGAGAAGGGAAATGAAAGAGGAGGAGGGGTATTTATATGGGGGGAGAGAGTGGTGTAGATGTGGTTGTGGGCGTGACTCGTGATGAGtgtaatttgaaaattgaatttgGAATTTGGGTTAATTTAGGAACAAAGATTGAATTTTAAGAAACGAGAGAGAGGGAATCATTTCGACCACGAGAGTCAGAAAAAAGATAGATAGGGTGACCTGGCTCACACCCTTTTCCTCTGTCGTCTTTTCTCCTTTTTCAACGTTTTTTAACACCCCAAATTTAGGTCTTTCTTAACTAATAAATCAACTAAATTGAGTTATCAgccaaataataaataaaaactttatatttttaaattgttattaataatttgtttcTCTTTAGTATTCTTTAAGataaattaatctattttatttcgttatatttttttttgctgattataacaatgaagtgcattttcttaatttgagttttttttttaaatttaaaaattcaggTTATTTTAGTTactataattgatttaatatttttaaccaaGTCAATGAGGTCTTATTAAAAGAAACAGTAAAAATTAACTTATAGTGTGgatatcaataaaatacaaatcttacaaaataagtaaataattttattaccttttaaaaattaatttgtcaagaaatttgattttgtcGAAAAAATAATTGATCAAGAAAATTTATCggtaactaaaaaaaattcaataaaaaccATAACAATTAATGGTTGAACTAATTCACGTATTTTAGGTATATAAAGTATTTTGTGTTGACTAAGGTATATAAAGTATTTTACGTTGACTAGTCTTGGTGAAAATATGTTAGACATATAAGGTGAGTTTTCAATAATCACTTACTTAAGATGCCAAGTCTTTTATATTGTTACAGATCAAACATATATTGGTGCATCTTTTTCTACTTGATATGTTTAAGAGTAGGTTAATTTTCTCCCTTgtcataaacaaataattaagtGATCAAAGAAATGACTAAAGCAATTCAAAACTGTATTATGAGTTGTTATAATCTCCTTGATGGTCACAGTTAAGAGATTGATGTTATGTTAGCCAAATTTTAGTGAAGCTCCAAAGAAAGAAATAGGAAGATTCATTGGTTTTCATGGGATAGGCTTTCGTGTTTCAACACATAGGGTGCATAGGTTTTACAAACATGGCTGAAGGCTCATGcaataaaataacaaagtaGGATTCTACCCCTCATTCTTAGATGACAAATTAGGATATCAACTTTTGTGGTGGTTGTCATTGATCATATTATTCAAGACACTTAGAGTTGGAGAGAGCTAATGTTGTTTGTGTTAaacataatttgattttttttttcaaaagaagaTAGTTTGAATTTTGTAGCTCATGGTTTTTAGTAAAGTTTTCAAAACTTGCCCGTCATAGGATTTGGTTGGGGTATGACTCAACTAAGTCAATTGTGTAAGCCCTTAGAATTTACTTAGTTGTGTAAGCTCCTACAATTGTTcttatatgtgtgattaattagtttagaaaaatttatcaaCTTATGTTATGAAATCTTGACTTATGTATATGACTTGACAAGGGATCTTTGAGAATAGTAAAGCCATGGCTATTTGTTGTTTTAATTGATTCATTTTTCACAGAAATAATTGCTCAACAACATATATGATAGCGggcatgtgtttgtgtcaaatGTTCTTATTATAtacacatattttaaaattggaatGGCAAAAGTAAGGAGCAAAGTAAGTTATACTTTATTGCCAATGGTTTGTGTTTTGAACTAAAGTTGGCAACACTGCATTTTTGAGTGAGTCTTTGGTAAATCTTTACGATTTTGTCATTCATTAGATTGATGATCCAGtgtttataaactatttttagtcTCAACACCTAAACATCTGTGTAATTTAAATAGTCTACTGGCACTCGTGCGTGGCTTAGACTCTTTAATTAAGCACTCAAAGTTTTATCATTTGTAAACATGCATCTTAGCAGAGTGAGGATTGAATGCTTGTAAACTACCCTTAGTCTGATATTCAATTCACAAACattatttttggtgtatttgatagtttaaaacttaaaattcaaACCACATGCAGTTTAACATTGATTAATTATGTAAAGGAGAGAAGCCTAATCTACACATGTTTTAACCATTTGAATTAAAACCAATAACAGCAACAATGCAGAAGAATATGGTATTTTATCAAGGGGAAGTTGGATACATTTGAAAGAGAACAACACTAAGGGAAGAAAATGTTGTCACTTTTCACCATTTCCAGAAAACATTAGAACCACACTTGTATTTGTCCTTCCCTTCGCATTCAATATCCAAATCTTCAGAAATGAATGGTACTTTCTGCGTAAATGGAAACAGAGCATCAGAAAATGGTAAAGCAAATAAGTGAAATAAAAGACATTAATTTATGTAGATAAGTTTAGAGATGAATGACCTTCTGTTTAGCAAGATCTTGGCAACCAGTGAAATTCTCAGGGAACTTGCAAGTACCAAATTGCACTGTATATGCTCTTGCAAAGTTTGCTCCACTAGTGGCTAACCTCTTCTTGTCATTCAATTCCTACACCATAATCAAGTATCTTATAAATTTGTGTAACaactatttgatatattttatggaACAAATCAGAACTGTAgggcaaaataaaaataaaaatttaatattactattgAAATTATAAGATAACCTCAAAAATAGTATTGCATAGAGATGTGGGATTGATGATACCTTGTTGGCCTTGCTCTTTTCAAGGTAATCTTCAATAACACCAGCATTAGCATTAGAGGCTGCAGCAGCAGTTGTGAAAAGGGTAGCTGCCAATAAAGCAAGAGCGTTTCTCCTTCCATCACTTCCTCTAGACTCTTTTGATTCAGAAATTCTGAGTTGCTGAGCTTTGATGAGAGGCAACTTGGAAGCAGAGACCCCTGTTGATGGAACGGAAATGAGCTTAGCATTGAGGTCAGAAGAAACGGCAGCAGATATGGAATAGGTACAAGCCAATACACTTGAGTTCATTGCAGCCATGTGGATTGGTAGTTCTGTGATATGATGAGAGTGAAGTTAAGTTGTAAGGAAGAAGGGTGTGTGATGATGGTTGTAATTAAAGATTGTGGTTGGCGTGTGGATAAGGTGAGATTGCCTTCATCTCCTATTGGCAATTCTTGTTCTCTGTCTTATATTTCAGCTTTTTTTAATCCACATGCTTTCAGGACCCACTTTAACTTCATATTTGATGCATATGCCTCGCTGGATCATTTTCTATAGTTACACATTATTCATTCTTGATCTCCACTTTATAAATCACACGGTTTAAATTGCATATTCAATGAATCAATTTTAGATTGGACGGTTTagattattgttgttgttgttgttgttttattcTATGAGCTGGACTATCTATGGATGATAAGGAGAGATTGTGGttcttgttataaaaaaaaaaagaagaaaaagagacaTTGTGGTATGTGGATAAGGTGAGATTACCTTCATCCAACTCTTCCTCTCCTTGTTATATTTGAGGCACATCAGTTTATatggttatttatttatttattattaaataaattatatctcCTTGTAACACagattacattttaaaaaaatatatacacaaaaTATTCATGATGAGATATGTTTGgtggattttattttaataaattcacagtgtatttttttatatgcacTCAATGAAATCACTCTATTTAGGTTTTTGTGAAGACATGTTAgaaattaacttaaaaaatgatattatagtATGATTTAATTGAATGTatgtgtaaatatattttatataatcaacatatcaaattaatatttatatttggattaatgtgtaaaataattttatattatctaCTTATAGGTCACTTGGTATG from Cicer arietinum cultivar CDC Frontier isolate Library 1 chromosome 5, Cicar.CDCFrontier_v2.0, whole genome shotgun sequence carries:
- the LOC101503415 gene encoding photosystem I reaction center subunit N, chloroplastic isoform X1, with the translated sequence MAAMNSSVLACTYSISAAVSSDLNAKLISVPSTGVSASKLPLIKAQQLRISESKESRGSDGRRNALALLAATLFTTAAAASNANAGVIEDYLEKSKANKELNDKKRLATSGANFARAYTVQFGTCKFPENFTGCQDLAKQKKVPFISEDLDIECEGKDKYKCGSNVFWKW
- the LOC101503415 gene encoding photosystem I reaction center subunit N, chloroplastic isoform X2 encodes the protein MAAMNSSVLACTYSISAAVSSDLNAKLISVPSTGVSASKLPLIKAQQLRISESKESRGSDGRRNALALLAATLFTTAAAASNANAGVIEDYLEKSKANKELNDKKRLATSGANFARAYTVQFGTCKFPENFTGCQDLAKQKYHSFLKIWILNAKGRTNTSVVLMFSGNGEK